The following are from one region of the Streptomyces fradiae genome:
- the metH gene encoding methionine synthase → MGRAPEALREALATRVVVADGAMGTMLQAQDPSPADFQHLEGCNEILNVTRPDIVRSVHDAYFSVGVDCVETNTFGANHAALGEYGITERIAELSEAGARIAREAADAYTARDGRTRWVLGSIGPGTKLPTLGHTTFDVLREGYRQNAAGLIAGGADALLVETSQDLLQTKAAVLGCKQALAEAGGLDLPVFAQVTVETTGTMLLGSEIGAALTALEPLGVDFIGLNCATGPAEMSEHLRHLARHAGVGLSCMPNAGLPVLGKDGAHYPLSPEELADAHDTFTREYGIALVGGCCGTTPEHLRAVVERVRGRALAPRTPRPEAAAGSLYQAVPFRQDTSYLAIGERTNANGSKKFREAMLAGDWQACVEIARDQIRDGSHLLDLCVDYVGRDGVADMRELAGRLATASTLPIVLDSTEPEVLRAGLEMLGGRAVLNSVNYEDGDGPDTRFGRIASLAREHGAALIALTIDEEGQARTAEKKVAIAERLIADLTGAYGIEESSILVDCLTFTLGTGQEESRGDGIATIEAIRELKRRHPDVQTTLGLSNISFGLNPAARAVLNSVFLDECVKAGLDSAIVHASKILPVARIPEEQREVALDLVYDRRRDGYDPLERLLALFDGVSSASAKASRTEELLALPLEERLKRRIVDGERNGLEADLDAALVGRPALEIVNEVLLDGMKVVGELFGSGQMQLPFVLQSAEVMKTAVAYLEPHMEKSTDSLSGGSGKGTIVLATVRGDVHDIGKNLVDIILSNNGYNVVNIGIKQPVSAILEAAEEHRADVIGMSGLLVKSTVIMKENLEELNGLGLAERFPVILGGAALTRAYVEQDLHELYDGEVRYARDAFEGLRLMDALMGVKRGVPGAVLPPLKQRRVAKVTATPRAGAPLPGGRSDVAVDNPVPEPPFLGTKVATGIQLAEYASWLDEGALFKGQWGLKDKELIESEGRARLRGWLDRLQTDRLLEAAVVYGYFPCVSKGDDLIILDEDGSERTRFTFPRQERGRRLCLADYFRPEDSGETDIIALQVVTVGSRIGEETAKLFAADAYRDYLELHGLSVQLAEALAEYWHARVRAEWGIGHADPAGLEGILRTEYQGCRYSLGYPACPDLEDRAKIAELLRPERIGVALSEEFQLHPEQSTDAFVVHHPEASYFNAGGRR, encoded by the coding sequence ATGGGACGCGCACCGGAGGCCCTGCGCGAGGCCCTGGCCACCCGGGTCGTGGTGGCCGACGGAGCGATGGGCACCATGCTCCAGGCCCAGGACCCGAGCCCGGCGGACTTCCAGCATTTGGAGGGCTGCAACGAGATCCTGAACGTGACCAGGCCGGACATCGTACGGTCGGTCCACGACGCCTACTTCTCGGTCGGCGTCGACTGCGTCGAGACCAACACCTTCGGCGCCAACCACGCGGCGCTCGGCGAGTACGGGATCACGGAACGGATCGCCGAACTGTCCGAGGCCGGCGCCCGCATCGCCCGCGAGGCCGCCGACGCGTACACGGCGCGGGACGGGCGGACGCGCTGGGTGCTCGGCTCGATCGGCCCCGGCACCAAGCTGCCCACCCTCGGCCACACCACCTTCGACGTGCTCCGCGAGGGCTACCGGCAGAACGCGGCCGGCCTCATCGCGGGCGGCGCGGACGCCCTGCTCGTCGAGACCTCACAGGATCTTCTCCAGACCAAGGCCGCGGTCCTCGGCTGCAAGCAGGCCCTGGCCGAGGCGGGAGGGCTCGACCTGCCGGTCTTCGCCCAGGTGACGGTGGAGACGACGGGCACGATGCTGCTCGGCTCCGAGATCGGGGCGGCGCTCACCGCCCTGGAGCCGCTGGGCGTGGACTTCATCGGCCTCAACTGCGCCACCGGGCCGGCCGAGATGAGCGAACACCTGCGCCATCTCGCCCGGCACGCCGGGGTGGGCCTGTCGTGCATGCCGAACGCCGGACTCCCGGTGCTCGGCAAGGACGGCGCCCACTATCCGCTGTCGCCGGAGGAGCTCGCCGACGCCCACGACACCTTCACCCGCGAGTACGGCATCGCGCTCGTGGGCGGCTGCTGCGGCACGACCCCGGAGCACCTCCGCGCGGTCGTCGAGCGGGTACGGGGCCGGGCCCTGGCGCCGCGCACACCGCGGCCGGAGGCGGCGGCCGGGTCGCTGTACCAGGCGGTGCCGTTCCGGCAGGACACCTCGTATCTCGCCATCGGCGAGCGGACGAACGCCAACGGCTCGAAGAAGTTCCGCGAGGCCATGCTCGCCGGCGACTGGCAGGCGTGCGTCGAGATCGCCCGGGACCAGATCCGCGACGGCTCCCACCTGCTCGACCTGTGCGTCGACTACGTGGGCCGTGACGGTGTCGCCGACATGCGGGAGCTCGCGGGCCGCCTCGCCACCGCCTCCACGCTGCCGATCGTCCTCGACTCGACGGAACCGGAGGTGCTGCGGGCGGGCCTGGAGATGCTGGGCGGCCGGGCGGTGCTCAACTCGGTCAATTACGAGGACGGCGACGGGCCCGACACCCGCTTCGGGCGGATCGCGTCCCTGGCCCGCGAGCACGGCGCCGCGCTGATCGCGCTGACCATCGACGAGGAGGGCCAGGCCCGGACGGCGGAGAAGAAGGTCGCGATCGCGGAGCGGCTCATCGCCGATCTGACGGGCGCGTACGGGATCGAGGAGTCCTCGATCCTGGTGGACTGCCTGACGTTCACCCTGGGGACGGGGCAGGAGGAGTCGCGGGGCGACGGCATCGCCACGATCGAGGCGATCCGTGAGCTGAAGCGCCGGCATCCGGATGTGCAGACGACGTTGGGGCTCTCCAATATCTCCTTCGGTCTGAACCCGGCCGCGCGCGCCGTCCTGAACTCGGTGTTCCTGGACGAGTGCGTGAAGGCGGGGCTCGACTCGGCCATCGTGCACGCGTCGAAGATCCTGCCGGTGGCCCGGATCCCGGAGGAGCAGCGCGAGGTCGCACTCGACCTCGTCTACGACCGGCGGCGGGACGGCTACGACCCCCTGGAACGGCTGCTCGCCCTCTTCGACGGCGTCAGCTCCGCCTCGGCGAAGGCGTCGAGGACGGAGGAGCTACTCGCGCTTCCGCTGGAGGAGCGGTTGAAGCGGCGGATCGTGGACGGGGAGCGGAACGGTCTGGAGGCGGATCTGGACGCGGCGCTGGTCGGACGGCCGGCGTTGGAGATCGTCAATGAGGTGCTGCTCGACGGCATGAAGGTCGTCGGGGAGCTGTTCGGCTCGGGTCAGATGCAGTTGCCGTTCGTGCTGCAGTCGGCCGAGGTGATGAAGACGGCGGTGGCCTATCTGGAGCCGCACATGGAGAAGTCCACTGATTCATTGTCGGGTGGGTCGGGCAAGGGCACGATCGTGCTCGCCACCGTCCGCGGCGACGTGCACGACATCGGAAAGAATCTCGTCGACATCATCCTGTCGAACAACGGCTACAACGTGGTCAACATCGGGATCAAGCAGCCGGTGTCGGCGATCCTGGAGGCGGCCGAGGAGCACCGGGCCGATGTCATCGGGATGTCGGGGCTGTTGGTGAAGTCGACCGTGATCATGAAGGAGAACCTGGAGGAGCTCAACGGCCTCGGCCTGGCCGAGCGCTTCCCGGTGATTCTGGGTGGCGCGGCGCTGACCAGGGCGTATGTCGAGCAGGACCTGCACGAGCTGTATGACGGCGAGGTCCGTTACGCCCGTGACGCCTTCGAGGGCCTGCGCCTGATGGACGCGCTGATGGGCGTGAAGCGGGGCGTCCCCGGAGCCGTATTGCCGCCGCTCAAGCAGCGGCGCGTGGCCAAGGTGACGGCAACTCCGCGGGCCGGGGCTCCGCTGCCCGGGGGCCGTTCCGATGTGGCCGTCGACAACCCCGTACCCGAGCCGCCGTTCCTCGGGACGAAGGTGGCCACCGGCATCCAGCTGGCCGAGTACGCCTCCTGGTTGGACGAGGGCGCGCTGTTCAAGGGCCAATGGGGCTTGAAGGACAAGGAGTTGATCGAGTCGGAGGGCCGGGCGCGGCTGCGCGGCTGGCTGGACCGGCTGCAGACCGACCGGCTCCTCGAAGCCGCCGTGGTCTACGGCTACTTCCCGTGCGTGTCCAAGGGCGACGACCTGATCATCCTCGACGAGGACGGCAGCGAGCGCACCCGCTTCACCTTCCCCCGCCAGGAGCGCGGCCGGCGCCTCTGCCTCGCCGACTACTTCCGCCCGGAGGACTCCGGGGAGACGGACATCATCGCCCTCCAGGTCGTCACCGTCGGATCGAGGATCGGCGAGGAGACGGCGAAGCTGTTCGCCGCCGACGCCTACCGCGACTACCTCGAACTGCACGGCCTCAGCGTCCAGTTGGCGGAGGCGCTGGCCGAGTACTGGCACGCACGCGTCCGCGCCGAATGGGGCATCGGCCATGCCGACCCCGCCGGCCTGGAGGGCATCCTGCGGACCGAGTACCAGGGCTGCCGCTACTCCCTCGGCTATCCCGCCTGCCCCGACCTGGAGGACCGGGCGAAGATCGCCGAACTGCTCCGGCCGGAGCGGATCGGTGTCGCGCTTTCGGAGGAGTTCCAGCTGCACCCCGAGCAGTCCACCGACGCCTTCGTCGTCCACCACCCCGAGGCGAGCTACTTCAACGCGGGAGGCCGCAGGTGA
- a CDS encoding carbohydrate kinase family protein — translation MRIAVTGSIATDHLLTFPGRFADQLLADRLETVSLSFLADTMEVRRGGVAANIAFGLARLGLAPVLVGAAGLDFADYQVWLKQHGVVVDHVRISDTLHTARFVCTTDLDQNQIATFYAGAMAEAREIDLRDVLARTGRLDLVLVSPDDPEAMLRHARACRELGVPFAADPSQQLARLDGEQVRELVDGARFLFTNEYETALLLEKTGWSEAEVLARVGTWVTTLADDGVAIGRAGQPVLTVPAVPAASVADPTGVGDAFRAGFLAGIARDWPLERAARLGCALATTVLESVGTQEYPLSAQALRDRLAAAYGPEAAEEIAPGLTGITGLTEVGG, via the coding sequence GTGCGTATCGCTGTCACCGGCTCGATCGCCACCGACCATCTGCTCACCTTCCCCGGCCGGTTCGCCGACCAGTTGCTCGCCGACCGCCTGGAGACCGTCTCGCTGTCCTTCCTCGCCGACACCATGGAGGTACGGCGGGGCGGGGTCGCGGCCAACATCGCCTTCGGCCTGGCCCGGCTCGGACTCGCGCCCGTCCTGGTCGGCGCGGCCGGCCTCGACTTCGCCGACTATCAGGTGTGGCTGAAGCAGCACGGCGTGGTCGTCGACCACGTCCGCATCAGCGACACCCTGCACACCGCCCGTTTCGTCTGCACCACGGACCTGGACCAGAACCAGATCGCCACCTTCTACGCCGGGGCGATGGCCGAGGCCCGCGAGATCGACCTGCGCGACGTCCTCGCCCGCACCGGGCGCCTCGACCTGGTGCTCGTCTCCCCGGACGACCCCGAGGCGATGCTGCGGCACGCCCGCGCGTGCCGTGAGCTCGGCGTGCCCTTCGCCGCCGACCCGTCGCAGCAGCTGGCCCGGCTCGACGGCGAGCAGGTGCGGGAACTGGTGGACGGGGCCCGGTTCCTGTTCACCAACGAGTACGAGACCGCCCTGCTGCTTGAGAAGACCGGCTGGAGCGAGGCGGAGGTCCTGGCCCGGGTCGGGACGTGGGTCACCACGCTCGCCGACGACGGCGTCGCGATCGGGCGCGCCGGACAGCCCGTGCTGACCGTGCCCGCCGTCCCCGCGGCCTCGGTCGCCGACCCGACGGGCGTCGGCGACGCCTTCCGGGCCGGGTTCCTCGCCGGGATCGCCCGCGACTGGCCGCTCGAACGCGCGGCCCGCCTCGGCTGTGCCCTGGCGACCACCGTCCTGGAGTCGGTCGGCACCCAGGAGTACCCGCTGTCGGCGCAGGCGCTGCGCGATCGGCTGGCCGCCGCGTACGGCCCCGAGGCGGCCGAGGAGATCGCCCCGGGCCTCACTGGGATCACTGGCCTCACGGAGGTGGGCGGCTGA
- the metK gene encoding methionine adenosyltransferase, whose translation MTRRLFTSESVTEGHPDKIADRISDTILDALLAQDPASRVAVETLITTGQVHVAGEVTTAAYADIASLVRETVLDIGYDSSAKGFDGASCGVSVSIGAQSPDIAQGVDTAYESRVEGEGDELAAQGAGDQGLMFGYACDDTPELMPLPISLAHRLSRRLAEVRHEGTLPYLRPDGKTQVTIEYDGDRAVRLDTVVVSSQHAPGIGLDSLLAPDVRELVVEPVLRDLSIETEGYRLLVNPTGRFEIGGPMGDAGLTGRKIIVDTYGGMARHGGGAFSGKDPSKVDRSAAYAMRWVAKNVVAAGLAKRCEVQVAYAIGKAEPVGLFVETFGTESVPLDRIQRAVLEVFDLRPAAIIRDLDLKRPIYAKTAAYGHFGRELPEFTWERTDRAQKLAAAARAAV comes from the coding sequence GTGACACGTCGTCTGTTCACCTCGGAGTCGGTCACCGAGGGCCACCCCGACAAGATCGCCGACCGGATCAGCGACACGATCCTCGACGCCCTGCTCGCCCAGGACCCCGCCTCGCGGGTCGCCGTGGAGACCCTGATCACCACCGGTCAGGTGCACGTGGCCGGCGAGGTCACCACCGCCGCGTACGCCGACATCGCGAGCCTGGTCCGCGAGACCGTCCTCGACATCGGTTACGACTCCTCCGCGAAGGGCTTCGACGGCGCGTCGTGCGGCGTGTCCGTGTCCATCGGCGCGCAGTCGCCGGACATCGCACAGGGCGTCGACACGGCGTACGAGTCCCGGGTCGAGGGCGAGGGCGACGAGCTCGCCGCCCAGGGCGCCGGCGACCAGGGCCTGATGTTCGGTTACGCCTGCGACGACACGCCCGAGCTGATGCCGCTGCCGATCTCACTCGCGCACCGGCTCTCCCGGCGCCTCGCCGAGGTGCGGCACGAGGGCACGCTGCCGTATCTGCGCCCGGACGGGAAGACGCAGGTGACAATCGAGTACGACGGCGACCGCGCCGTCCGCCTCGACACGGTCGTGGTGTCCTCGCAGCACGCCCCCGGCATCGGCCTGGACTCGCTGCTCGCCCCCGACGTGCGCGAGCTGGTGGTGGAGCCGGTGCTGCGGGACCTGTCGATCGAGACGGAGGGCTACCGCCTCCTTGTGAACCCGACTGGGCGGTTCGAGATCGGCGGGCCGATGGGCGACGCGGGGCTCACCGGCCGGAAGATCATCGTCGACACATACGGCGGCATGGCCCGGCACGGCGGCGGTGCCTTCTCGGGCAAGGACCCGTCGAAGGTGGACCGTTCGGCTGCCTACGCCATGCGCTGGGTGGCCAAGAACGTGGTGGCGGCCGGCCTTGCGAAGCGGTGCGAGGTGCAGGTCGCGTACGCCATCGGCAAGGCCGAGCCGGTGGGCCTCTTCGTCGAGACCTTCGGCACCGAGAGCGTGCCGCTCGACCGGATCCAGCGGGCCGTCCTTGAGGTCTTCGACCTCCGCCCGGCCGCGATCATCCGCGACCTGGACCTGAAGCGGCCGATCTACGCGAAGACCGCCGCGTACGGGCACTTCGGCCGCGAACTGCCGGAGTTCACCTGGGAGCGCACCGACCGCGCCCAGAAGCTGGCCGCCGCGGCCCGCGCCGCCGTCTGA
- a CDS encoding antibiotic biosynthesis monooxygenase yields the protein MDDHGAGPRPPFRVLLRMEIRPGTEREFESTWLDIGRRIAAEPANLGQTLIRDVEETGVYWVITDWTDEPAFRAFETSAAHVDNRRRLQPYRTGGEMRLTQVVHRLRPAADVPAR from the coding sequence ATGGACGACCACGGCGCCGGCCCGCGCCCGCCCTTCCGGGTGCTGCTCAGGATGGAGATCCGCCCCGGCACGGAGCGGGAGTTCGAGAGCACCTGGCTCGACATCGGCCGACGGATCGCAGCCGAGCCCGCCAACCTCGGCCAGACCCTGATCCGGGACGTCGAGGAGACCGGCGTCTACTGGGTCATCACCGACTGGACCGACGAGCCCGCCTTCCGCGCGTTCGAGACGAGCGCCGCGCACGTAGACAACCGGCGGCGCCTCCAGCCGTACCGCACCGGCGGCGAGATGCGGCTCACGCAGGTCGTGCACCGGCTCCGGCCCGCCGCCGACGTCCCCGCCCGCTGA
- a CDS encoding SDR family NAD(P)-dependent oxidoreductase: MALVTGANRGLGRAVAAELLGRGLRVVVTARDARAAADTARELGRGARGCALDVTDPESIARARDAVGPVDVLVGNAGVLLEDGAGDPLSVPVEVVERTLEVNLLGSWRVAQAFVPAMVERGWGRVVFVSSGTGSFSNGLFTGSPGYAVSKAGLNGLTQLLASATQDTGVLVNAVNPGPTRTRMMPGGRRSAEEAAVDVADAALLPDGGPSGTFRRGDQVLGW, translated from the coding sequence GTGGCACTCGTCACCGGGGCCAACCGCGGGCTCGGCCGGGCGGTGGCCGCCGAACTGCTCGGCCGGGGGCTGCGGGTGGTGGTGACCGCCCGCGACGCCCGCGCCGCGGCCGACACCGCCCGGGAGCTCGGCCGGGGCGCGCGGGGCTGCGCGCTCGATGTGACGGACCCGGAGAGCATCGCGCGGGCCAGGGACGCCGTCGGCCCGGTGGACGTCCTGGTCGGCAACGCCGGGGTGCTCCTGGAGGACGGCGCCGGCGATCCGCTGTCCGTACCCGTGGAGGTGGTGGAGCGGACGCTGGAGGTGAATCTGCTCGGCTCGTGGCGGGTAGCGCAGGCCTTCGTGCCCGCGATGGTCGAACGGGGATGGGGCCGGGTGGTGTTCGTGTCCAGCGGCACCGGCTCGTTCAGCAACGGCCTGTTCACCGGCAGCCCCGGTTACGCGGTGTCCAAGGCGGGCCTCAACGGGCTCACGCAGTTGCTCGCGAGCGCCACGCAGGACACCGGCGTCCTGGTCAACGCCGTCAACCCGGGCCCGACCCGGACCCGGATGATGCCGGGCGGGCGGCGCAGCGCCGAGGAGGCCGCGGTGGACGTCGCGGACGCCGCGCTGCTGCCGGACGGCGGCCCGAGCGGCACGTTCCGGCGGGGGGATCAGGTGCTCGGTTGGTGA
- a CDS encoding methyltransferase, translated as MTTHTSLSDASSPEGLIRLGTAFCDAKILLSALELDLFSTLAAKPRTLPELSDALGLHPRGARDFVTALVTLGVLEADGELFRNSPAADRFLDRGKKSYAGGFLERANSMLYPAWTHLTDALRTGEPQVKGKDGDIVAQMADSREHLDQFLTMMDSLNSQVAPKLAAAFDWASRTDFVDVGGARGNLSALLIDRHPHLTAQVFDLPHVAPAFDDHMKRLGTQDRISFTGGDFFADPMPSGQVLVMGHVLHNWSAEQRLGLIRKAYEAVEPGGALLVYDRMVDERPADLVNLLISLDMLLVTHGGSEYSVEECRDWMTEAGFARTEAKVLSNTDSLVIGHKEG; from the coding sequence GTGACGACTCACACTTCCCTTTCGGATGCGTCCAGCCCCGAGGGTCTCATCCGGCTCGGTACCGCCTTCTGCGACGCCAAGATCCTGCTCAGCGCGCTTGAGCTGGACCTCTTCTCGACGCTCGCCGCGAAGCCCCGCACGCTCCCGGAGCTGTCCGACGCCCTCGGTCTGCACCCGCGCGGCGCCCGCGACTTCGTCACGGCGCTCGTCACGCTCGGCGTCCTGGAGGCGGACGGTGAGCTCTTCCGCAACAGCCCGGCCGCCGACCGTTTCCTGGACCGCGGCAAGAAGTCGTACGCCGGCGGCTTCCTGGAGCGCGCCAACTCCATGCTCTACCCGGCCTGGACCCACCTCACCGACGCCCTGCGCACCGGCGAGCCCCAGGTGAAGGGCAAGGACGGCGACATCGTGGCGCAGATGGCCGACAGCCGTGAGCACCTGGACCAGTTCCTCACCATGATGGACTCCCTCAACAGCCAGGTCGCGCCCAAGCTGGCCGCCGCCTTCGACTGGGCGTCCCGCACCGACTTCGTGGACGTCGGCGGCGCCCGCGGCAACCTCTCCGCGCTGCTCATCGACCGGCACCCGCACCTGACCGCCCAGGTCTTCGACCTGCCGCACGTCGCGCCCGCCTTCGACGACCACATGAAGCGGCTCGGCACCCAGGACCGGATCTCCTTCACCGGCGGCGACTTCTTCGCCGACCCGATGCCCTCCGGCCAGGTCCTCGTCATGGGCCACGTCCTGCACAACTGGTCCGCCGAGCAGCGCCTCGGGCTGATCCGCAAGGCGTACGAGGCGGTCGAGCCGGGCGGCGCGCTGCTGGTCTACGACCGGATGGTCGACGAGCGCCCCGCCGACCTGGTCAACCTCCTCATCAGTCTCGACATGCTGCTGGTCACCCACGGCGGCTCCGAGTACTCCGTCGAGGAGTGCCGGGACTGGATGACCGAGGCCGGCTTCGCCCGCACCGAGGCGAAGGTGCTCAGCAACACCGACTCGCTGGTCATCGGCCACAAGGAAGGGTGA
- a CDS encoding LLM class flavin-dependent oxidoreductase: MRLGINLVPEDCARTAQEAERLGFDVAAAPEGFRSDAISVLGWVAARTSRIGLLSTVIQIPARTPVAMALAAATLDGLSGGRFRLGLGISNSHVTEGWHGTPFARPLARTREYVEVVRRTLAQEPVTYEGRHFALPLPGSDAGPFRHPGPVRADLPVYLAAVGTRSLELTGEIADGWVGVFCTPDHAKRALDAIGTGRRRAGRDVAGFDAFLSAPAAVGDDVEAAAAPIRPYVARFMSLGDRESNFYFRLATQLGYGKAAEEVQDRFVSGDAAGAAAAVPLEFIDSTSLLGTPARIARKLTEYAAAGVTTLGISPYADTTEARIAVMETVARAHREAGLSVSSAVGEG; the protein is encoded by the coding sequence ATGCGACTGGGGATCAACCTCGTTCCCGAGGACTGCGCCCGCACCGCGCAGGAGGCCGAGCGGCTCGGCTTCGACGTCGCCGCGGCCCCCGAAGGCTTCCGCTCCGACGCGATCTCGGTGCTCGGCTGGGTGGCCGCGCGGACCAGCCGGATCGGTCTGCTGTCCACGGTCATCCAGATCCCGGCGCGGACCCCGGTCGCCATGGCGCTCGCGGCGGCGACCCTCGACGGCCTGTCCGGCGGCCGGTTCCGGCTCGGCCTCGGCATCTCCAACAGCCATGTCACCGAGGGCTGGCACGGCACCCCGTTCGCCCGGCCGCTCGCCAGGACCCGGGAGTACGTGGAGGTCGTGCGCCGCACCCTGGCGCAGGAACCGGTGACGTACGAGGGCCGGCACTTCGCCCTGCCGCTGCCGGGCAGCGACGCCGGCCCGTTCCGGCACCCCGGCCCGGTCCGCGCCGACCTGCCGGTCTACCTGGCCGCGGTCGGAACCCGCAGCCTGGAGCTGACCGGCGAGATCGCCGACGGCTGGGTGGGCGTGTTCTGCACGCCCGACCACGCCAAGCGCGCCCTCGACGCGATCGGCACCGGCCGCCGCCGGGCGGGCCGGGACGTGGCCGGCTTCGACGCCTTCCTGTCCGCCCCGGCGGCGGTCGGCGACGACGTCGAGGCCGCCGCCGCGCCGATCCGGCCGTATGTCGCCCGGTTCATGAGCCTCGGCGACCGGGAGAGCAACTTCTACTTCCGGCTCGCCACCCAGCTCGGCTACGGGAAGGCCGCCGAGGAGGTGCAGGACCGGTTCGTGTCCGGCGACGCGGCCGGAGCGGCGGCGGCTGTGCCGCTGGAGTTCATCGACTCCACCTCGCTCCTCGGCACGCCCGCCCGGATCGCCCGCAAGCTCACCGAGTACGCGGCCGCCGGGGTCACCACCCTCGGCATCTCGCCGTACGCGGACACCACGGAGGCGCGGATCGCCGTCATGGAGACGGTGGCCCGGGCCCACCGCGAGGCCGGTCTCTCGGTCAGTTCTGCGGTAGGGGAGGGGTGA
- a CDS encoding nucleotide disphospho-sugar-binding domain-containing protein, with translation MRVLFVSWAWPTHFYPMVPLAWALRAAGHEVRVAAPPGLAAHVTAAGLPYAPGGHDLDAVARIRDYIPGRTPGPAGRGPRAVTLFAELAEAMADDLVAFARAWRPDLVVHEPTAYAGPLAAAASGARAVRLPWGADLMHRQATQEAEEHALAPLFARFGLCGPESADVLGALTVDLCPPAMQVPEESRPGPLDRLPMRYVPYNGAGRIPVPLPPAERQRPRVCVTWGTTVGRLDPSMMLAGEVVAALDALDVGIVVAVAAEQRPLLGALPARAKVLESVPLHCVLPHCDLVVAHGGAGTILTGLAAGLPQLVVPQLIDHGFNAQRFTATGAGLSLTRDEAHPEGLRAAVRALLDEPAYRKAAEGIRDDNARRPTPARVAEQLAEFVESTEGGRPC, from the coding sequence ATGCGCGTCCTGTTCGTCAGCTGGGCCTGGCCGACCCACTTCTACCCGATGGTGCCGCTGGCCTGGGCGCTCCGCGCGGCCGGCCACGAGGTACGGGTGGCCGCCCCGCCCGGCCTCGCCGCCCACGTCACCGCCGCCGGACTGCCGTACGCGCCGGGCGGGCACGACCTCGACGCGGTGGCCCGGATCCGCGACTACATCCCGGGCCGGACGCCCGGCCCGGCGGGCCGCGGGCCGCGCGCGGTGACCCTCTTCGCCGAGCTCGCCGAGGCGATGGCGGACGACCTGGTGGCGTTCGCCCGGGCCTGGCGCCCCGATCTGGTGGTGCACGAGCCCACCGCGTACGCAGGACCGCTCGCGGCCGCCGCCTCGGGCGCCCGGGCCGTACGGCTGCCCTGGGGCGCCGACCTGATGCACCGGCAGGCCACCCAGGAGGCCGAGGAGCACGCGCTCGCCCCGCTGTTCGCGCGCTTCGGCCTGTGCGGCCCGGAGTCCGCGGACGTCCTCGGGGCGCTCACCGTGGACCTCTGCCCGCCCGCGATGCAGGTGCCCGAGGAGTCCCGGCCGGGCCCGCTCGACCGGCTGCCGATGCGCTACGTGCCGTACAACGGCGCCGGCCGGATCCCCGTGCCGCTGCCGCCCGCGGAGCGCCAGCGGCCCCGGGTCTGCGTCACCTGGGGCACCACGGTCGGCCGCCTCGACCCCTCGATGATGCTCGCAGGCGAGGTCGTCGCCGCGCTCGACGCGCTCGACGTCGGGATCGTGGTGGCCGTCGCGGCCGAGCAGCGCCCGCTGCTCGGCGCACTGCCCGCCCGGGCCAAGGTCCTGGAGTCGGTGCCGCTGCACTGCGTGCTGCCGCACTGCGACCTGGTCGTCGCCCACGGCGGCGCCGGCACCATCCTGACCGGCCTCGCCGCCGGGCTTCCGCAGCTCGTCGTGCCGCAGCTGATCGACCACGGCTTCAACGCCCAGCGGTTCACCGCCACCGGCGCCGGACTCTCGCTCACCCGCGACGAGGCCCACCCGGAGGGCCTGCGAGCCGCCGTCCGCGCCCTCCTCGACGAGCCCGCGTACCGCAAGGCCGCCGAGGGGATCCGCGACGACAACGCCCGCCGGCCGACCCCGGCGCGGGTCGCCGAACAACTTGCGGAGTTCGTGGAGTCGACCGAAGGGGGCCGGCCGTGCTGA
- a CDS encoding LLM class flavin-dependent oxidoreductase, with protein MLIGVGLPATVPGAAGDRITDWARRAEQHGFATLGVLDRLVYDNYDPLIALTAAAAVTHRIGLATTVLTAPYRNNTPLLAKQLASLDRIAGGRLTLGLAAGNRDDDFTVSGVDPAARGKLLDTMLAELRDIWGGAGPSGLGPAPQGELPLILGGTSPAAFRRTAQYGRGWIAGGSSPSGYRANADRVEAAWQRHGRTGRPHLMTLLYFSLGPRAETLAQRYLTDYYAFSGRAESIVTMALTEPSRLRAAVTAYQDAGCAEIVFMPCDSGPDQLDRLADAVL; from the coding sequence GTGCTGATCGGCGTCGGACTGCCCGCCACCGTCCCCGGCGCCGCGGGGGATCGGATCACCGACTGGGCCCGGCGGGCCGAGCAGCACGGCTTCGCCACCCTCGGTGTGCTCGACCGCCTCGTCTACGACAACTACGACCCGCTGATCGCCCTCACCGCGGCCGCCGCCGTCACCCACCGGATCGGCCTCGCCACCACGGTGCTCACCGCCCCGTACCGCAACAACACCCCGCTGCTCGCCAAGCAGCTCGCCTCCCTCGACCGGATCGCCGGCGGGCGCCTCACCCTGGGGCTCGCCGCGGGCAACCGCGACGACGACTTCACCGTCTCCGGCGTCGACCCGGCGGCGCGCGGCAAACTCCTCGACACGATGCTCGCCGAACTGCGCGACATCTGGGGCGGCGCGGGACCGAGCGGCCTCGGCCCCGCCCCGCAGGGCGAGCTGCCGCTGATCCTCGGCGGCACCTCCCCGGCCGCCTTCCGCAGGACCGCGCAGTACGGGCGGGGCTGGATCGCCGGCGGCAGCTCGCCCAGCGGCTACCGGGCCAACGCCGACCGGGTCGAGGCCGCCTGGCAGCGGCACGGACGCACCGGCCGCCCACATCTGATGACCCTGCTCTACTTCTCGCTCGGCCCGCGCGCCGAGACCCTGGCCCAGCGCTATCTCACCGACTACTACGCCTTCTCGGGCCGCGCCGAGTCGATCGTCACCATGGCGCTCACCGAACCGTCCCGCCTGCGGGCCGCGGTGACGGCCTATCAGGACGCGGGCTGCGCCGAGATCGTCTTCATGCCCTGCGACTCAGGACCCGACCAGCTCGACCGCCTCGCCGACGCCGTGCTGTAG